One Streptomyces drozdowiczii DNA segment encodes these proteins:
- a CDS encoding 3-oxoacyl-[acyl-carrier-protein] synthase III C-terminal domain-containing protein, whose protein sequence is MSRSSWDFGRSVGHVGAADLVISLDHLVRTGELAPGDHVLLLSQGPGWISSAGVVTIKEVPAW, encoded by the coding sequence ATGTCCCGCTCCAGCTGGGACTTCGGCCGCTCCGTCGGCCACGTCGGCGCCGCCGACCTGGTCATCTCCCTCGACCACCTGGTGCGCACCGGCGAGCTCGCACCCGGTGACCACGTCCTGCTGCTCTCCCAGGGACCCGGCTGGATCAGCTCCGCCGGGGTCGTAACGATCAAGGAAGTTCCCGCATGGTGA
- a CDS encoding beta-ketoacyl reductase → MAAGTYAEAHPGLDALAARIEAEGAPAPDVVLVSVAATADGDIATSVRRGVEEAAQRVRTWLADTRFAGSRLVFLTKDATAASAPQGGDPAAAAVWGLIRAAQETDPDRFVLADTDGSKASWRSLVKAIAAGHDQLALRRSTLKVPRLAPAVAGTWPAYDPEGTVLVVGRQAEPYARRLAERHGVRNLLLVGARDTADFEAGLTAAGARVTVAPADPTALADALAAVPPAHPVIAVVHAVDPNTDASAEAAHAARTAQALRGAAGPDAAYVMLSEEEGATGAFLEAWARVLRSGGTTAVALSGRPGTAGPVDGELLEAATAVNAAGVVVAEPDFEALAALAAADRLPALWRGLVRGPARRTVKEGPAGAGGFKQRLLALDAAGCDALLLDLVREHAANVLGHGSGDAIDADRKFRDMGFDSLSALALRNALNDVTALRMPPGVVFDQPTSAELAQHIKQQIFGR, encoded by the coding sequence ATGGCCGCGGGCACCTATGCCGAGGCCCACCCCGGCCTGGACGCCCTGGCGGCCCGGATCGAGGCGGAGGGCGCACCCGCGCCCGACGTCGTCCTGGTGTCCGTGGCGGCCACCGCCGACGGAGACATCGCCACATCCGTACGACGGGGCGTGGAAGAGGCGGCACAGCGCGTCCGCACCTGGCTCGCGGACACCCGGTTCGCCGGCTCCCGGCTGGTGTTCCTCACCAAGGACGCCACCGCGGCCTCGGCACCGCAGGGCGGCGACCCCGCCGCCGCGGCGGTATGGGGCCTGATCCGCGCCGCCCAGGAGACGGACCCGGACCGCTTCGTCCTGGCCGACACCGACGGGAGCAAGGCGTCGTGGCGCTCCCTGGTCAAGGCCATCGCCGCGGGCCACGACCAGCTGGCCCTGCGCCGCAGCACCCTCAAGGTGCCCCGGCTCGCCCCGGCGGTCGCCGGCACCTGGCCCGCGTACGACCCCGAGGGCACGGTCCTCGTCGTCGGCCGGCAGGCCGAGCCGTACGCCCGCCGGCTGGCGGAACGGCACGGAGTGCGGAACCTGCTGCTGGTCGGCGCGCGGGACACGGCGGACTTCGAAGCCGGGCTCACCGCCGCCGGCGCCCGGGTGACCGTGGCCCCGGCCGACCCGACGGCCCTGGCGGACGCCCTCGCCGCAGTTCCCCCGGCCCACCCGGTCATCGCCGTCGTCCACGCCGTGGACCCGAACACGGACGCATCGGCGGAGGCGGCCCACGCGGCCCGTACCGCCCAGGCACTGCGCGGGGCGGCCGGGCCCGACGCCGCCTACGTCATGCTCTCCGAGGAGGAAGGGGCCACCGGAGCCTTCCTGGAAGCCTGGGCGCGGGTGCTGCGCAGCGGCGGGACCACGGCCGTGGCCCTGTCCGGGCGCCCCGGGACGGCCGGACCCGTCGACGGGGAGCTGCTGGAGGCCGCGACGGCGGTCAACGCGGCCGGAGTCGTCGTGGCCGAGCCGGACTTCGAGGCACTGGCCGCCCTCGCCGCGGCCGACCGGCTGCCCGCCCTGTGGCGCGGCCTGGTCCGCGGACCGGCCCGACGCACCGTCAAGGAGGGCCCCGCCGGGGCCGGCGGCTTCAAGCAGCGGCTGCTCGCCCTCGACGCCGCCGGATGCGACGCCCTGCTCCTGGACCTCGTACGGGAACACGCGGCGAACGTGCTCGGCCACGGATCGGGCGACGCCATCGACGCCGACCGCAAGTTCCGGGACATGGGCTTCGACTCGCTCTCGGCACTCGCCCTGCGCAACGCCCTCAACGACGTCACCGCGCTGCGCATGCCGCCCGGTGTCGTCTTCGACCAGCCCACCTCGGCTGAGCTGGCCCAGCACATCAAGCAGCAGATCTTCGGCCGATAG